A window of the Astyanax mexicanus isolate ESR-SI-001 chromosome 22, AstMex3_surface, whole genome shotgun sequence genome harbors these coding sequences:
- the emb gene encoding embigin, with the protein MLGSHTKTMHFFLILLFWQGANTVSINSSLTEDVHKAVISGQSEVIEKIEILEPQTKVFSCETTNVPNKPPNISGYWKKNGAAIESSQQAVNNTDGKYIFSGTFNMEDLGNYSCVFSFSENVRQATFVLNVPAIKGADKPIVSYIGDSVVLKCEIKYGPKTWEWFKVNGTEKEFINATVDTSKYKLCIETNVTKLTVMNLTKEDAGKYLCSAVYDIGPSQGHVELKVLSFTEPLKPFLAIAAEVVVLVTLILLYERQSRSRKQDSETTENGPQSEQTSKLTQDESNGTDGGSSTRHRRVEQ; encoded by the exons ATGTTGGGTTCTCACACAAAGACTATGCATTTCTTCCTTATTTTGTTGTTCTGGCAAGGAGCCAACACAG TCTCCATCAACTCCTCGCTGACTGAGGATGTACACAAAGCTGTAATATCTG GTCAAAGTGAAGTCATTGAAAAGATTGAGATCCTGGAACCCCAAACAAAAGTGTTTTCATGTGAAACAACCAACGTACCAAACAAACCCCCAAACATTTCCGGCTACTGGAAAAAGAATGGTGCTGCAATTGAAAGCTCACAACAAGCTGTCAACAATACTGATGGAAAGTACATCTTTAGTGGCAC atttaatATGGAAGACTTAGGAAATTATTCATGTGTCTTCAGTTTTTCGGAAAATGTACGTCAAGCTACATTTGTTTTGAATG TTCCTGCTATTAAAGGAGCAGACAAGCCCATTGTGAGCTATATTGGGGATTCAGTTGTACTGAAGTGCGAGATCAAATATGGACCAAAAACCTGGGAATGGTTCAAAGTCAACGGTACTGAAAAG GAATTCATAAACGCTACTGTTGACACATCAAAGTACAAACTCTGCATCGAGACAAACGTCACCAAGCTGACTGTGATGAACCTGACTAAAGAAGACGCCGGTAAATATCTCTGCAGCGCAGTGTACGACATCGGCCCGAGCCAAGGCCATGTGGAGCTGAAGGTCCTGTCCTTCACAGAGCCTCTTAAACCTTTCCTCGCTATAGCAGCTGAAGTGGTTGTTCTCGTCACACTCATTCTTCTGTATGAGAGACAGAGCCGCAGCCGCAAGCAGGATTCCGAAACAACAG AGAATGGGCCGCAGTCTGAACAGACAAGTAAACT GACGCAGGATGAGAGCAATGGCACAGATGGAGGAAGCAGCACCAGACACAGGAGAGTGGAACAGTGA